In Ctenopharyngodon idella isolate HZGC_01 chromosome 2, HZGC01, whole genome shotgun sequence, the following are encoded in one genomic region:
- the ptbp1a gene encoding polypyrimidine tract-binding protein 1a isoform X1 — MDGRLETDLYPLGSSYVTEIDSVHDITVGTKRGSDELFSSCISNGPYIMSSGAANGNDSKKFKGDIRSPGIPSRVIHVRKLPNDINEAEVISLGLPFGKVTNLLMLKGKNQAFLEMNTEESAQTMVSYYSSVTPVIRNHPIFMQYSNHKELKTDNSPNQVRAQAALQAVNAVQTGGMSLSAVDGAGMGSQSPVLRVIVENLFYPVTLDVLHQIFSKFGTVLKIITFTKNNQFQALVQYSDGMTAQHAKLSLDGQNIYNACCTLRISFSKLTSLNVKYNNDKSRDYTRPDLPTGDSQPSLDAQTMAAAALSAPGIISASPYAGAHGFPPTFTIQQAAGLSLQGMPAGALASLGIPGAAAAAAAAAGRLSFSGLTGGGNSVLLVSNLNPESVTPQCLFILFGVYGDVMRVKILFNKKENALVQMSDGTQAQLAMSHLNGQKLYGKALRVTLSKHTTVQLPREGHEDQGLTKDYSNSPLHRFKKPGSKNYSNIFPPSSTLHLSNIPPSVTEDDLRGLFLSSGAVVKAFKFFQKDRKMALIQLGSVEEAIESLIKFHNHDLGENHHLRVSFSKSTI, encoded by the exons cAGTGTCCATGATATAACAGTCGGCACAAAg AGGGGATCTGACGAACTCTTTTCCTCCTGCATATCTAACGGACCTTATATAATGAGCTCTGGAGCAG caaATGGTAATGACAGCAAGAAGTTCAAAGGGGACATCAGGAGCCCTGGCATTCCTTCACGAGTCATACATGTGCGCAAACTGCCAAATGACATAAACGAAGCAGAAGTCATTTCTTTGGGGCTTCCCTTTGGCAAAGTGACTAACCTTCTGATGCTGAAAGGAAAGAACCAG GCCTTCCTGGAGATGAACACTGAGGAGTCAGCACAGACCATGGTCAGCTACTACTCCTCTGTCACCCCTGTCATCCGCAACCATCCAATCTTCATGCAGTATTCCAATCACAAGGAGCTGAAGACTGACAACTCACCCAACCAAGTT AGAGCACAGGCTGCACTGCAGGCGGTGAATGCAGTCCAGACAGGAGGCATgtctttgagcgctgttgatgGAGCAGGCATGGGGAGCCAAAGCCCTGTGCTGAGAGTAATCGTTGAAAACCTCTTCTACCCGGTTACTCTTGATGTCCTTCACCAG ATCTTCTCAAAGTTTGGCACAGTTTTGAAGATCATAACCTTTACCAAAAACAACCAGTTCCAAGCACTGGTCCAGTACTCAGACGGAATGACTGCACAGCATGCAAAGCTG TCTTTGGATGGACAGAACATCTACAATGCCTGCTGTACCCTTCGCATCAGTTTTTCTAAGCTCACCAGCCTGAATGTTAAGTACAACAACGATAAGAGCAGAGACTACACTCGTCCTGACCTACCTACAGGAGACAGTCAGCCCTCCCTTGATGCACAGACGATGGCTGCAGCTGCCttgt CTGCTCCTGGTATCATCTCTGCATCGCCATATGCTGGGGCTCATGGTTTCCCACCAACATTTACCATTCAGCAGGCAGCAG GTCTGTCTCTGCAGGGCATGCCTGCCGGGGCTCTCGCATCACTCGGTATTCCCGGTGCTGcggccgccgccgccgccgctgCTGGACGCCTGAGTTTTTCCGGTCTCACTGGAGGAGGAAACAGTGTCCTGCTAGTCAGCAACCTTAACCCTGAG AGCGTTACGCCCCAATGCCTCTTTATTCTTTTCG GTGTGTATGGTGACGTCATGAGAGTGAAGATCCTGTTCAACAAGAAGGAGAATGCATTGGTGCAGATGTCTGATGGGACCCAAGCCCAGCTAG CCATGAGCCACTTGAACGGGCAGAAACTGTATGGTAAGGCTTTGCGGGTCACCCTTTCCAAACACACCACGGTACAGCTGCCACGTGAAGGCCATGAGGATCAGGGGCTCACCAAGGACTACAGCAACTCTCCTCTTCACCGCTTCAAAAAGCCAGGCTCCAAGAACTACTCCAACATCTTCCCTCCCTCCTCTACTCTCCATCTCTCCAACATCCC TCCTTCTGTCACTGAGGATGATCTCAGAGGATTGTTTCTAAGTTCAGGAGCTGTGGTTAAGGCCTTCAAGTTTTTcca GAAAGACCGTAAAATGGCTCTTATCCAATTGGGCTCTGTGGAGGAAGCAATCGAGTCTCTGATCAAGTTTCACAATCATGACCTGGGAGAGAACCATCACCTCAGAGTGTCCTTCTCCAAGTCCACCATCTGA
- the ptbp1a gene encoding polypyrimidine tract-binding protein 1a isoform X2 — translation MDGRLETDLYPLGSSYVTEIDVHDITVGTKRGSDELFSSCISNGPYIMSSGAANGNDSKKFKGDIRSPGIPSRVIHVRKLPNDINEAEVISLGLPFGKVTNLLMLKGKNQAFLEMNTEESAQTMVSYYSSVTPVIRNHPIFMQYSNHKELKTDNSPNQVRAQAALQAVNAVQTGGMSLSAVDGAGMGSQSPVLRVIVENLFYPVTLDVLHQIFSKFGTVLKIITFTKNNQFQALVQYSDGMTAQHAKLSLDGQNIYNACCTLRISFSKLTSLNVKYNNDKSRDYTRPDLPTGDSQPSLDAQTMAAAALSAPGIISASPYAGAHGFPPTFTIQQAAGLSLQGMPAGALASLGIPGAAAAAAAAAGRLSFSGLTGGGNSVLLVSNLNPESVTPQCLFILFGVYGDVMRVKILFNKKENALVQMSDGTQAQLAMSHLNGQKLYGKALRVTLSKHTTVQLPREGHEDQGLTKDYSNSPLHRFKKPGSKNYSNIFPPSSTLHLSNIPPSVTEDDLRGLFLSSGAVVKAFKFFQKDRKMALIQLGSVEEAIESLIKFHNHDLGENHHLRVSFSKSTI, via the exons TGTCCATGATATAACAGTCGGCACAAAg AGGGGATCTGACGAACTCTTTTCCTCCTGCATATCTAACGGACCTTATATAATGAGCTCTGGAGCAG caaATGGTAATGACAGCAAGAAGTTCAAAGGGGACATCAGGAGCCCTGGCATTCCTTCACGAGTCATACATGTGCGCAAACTGCCAAATGACATAAACGAAGCAGAAGTCATTTCTTTGGGGCTTCCCTTTGGCAAAGTGACTAACCTTCTGATGCTGAAAGGAAAGAACCAG GCCTTCCTGGAGATGAACACTGAGGAGTCAGCACAGACCATGGTCAGCTACTACTCCTCTGTCACCCCTGTCATCCGCAACCATCCAATCTTCATGCAGTATTCCAATCACAAGGAGCTGAAGACTGACAACTCACCCAACCAAGTT AGAGCACAGGCTGCACTGCAGGCGGTGAATGCAGTCCAGACAGGAGGCATgtctttgagcgctgttgatgGAGCAGGCATGGGGAGCCAAAGCCCTGTGCTGAGAGTAATCGTTGAAAACCTCTTCTACCCGGTTACTCTTGATGTCCTTCACCAG ATCTTCTCAAAGTTTGGCACAGTTTTGAAGATCATAACCTTTACCAAAAACAACCAGTTCCAAGCACTGGTCCAGTACTCAGACGGAATGACTGCACAGCATGCAAAGCTG TCTTTGGATGGACAGAACATCTACAATGCCTGCTGTACCCTTCGCATCAGTTTTTCTAAGCTCACCAGCCTGAATGTTAAGTACAACAACGATAAGAGCAGAGACTACACTCGTCCTGACCTACCTACAGGAGACAGTCAGCCCTCCCTTGATGCACAGACGATGGCTGCAGCTGCCttgt CTGCTCCTGGTATCATCTCTGCATCGCCATATGCTGGGGCTCATGGTTTCCCACCAACATTTACCATTCAGCAGGCAGCAG GTCTGTCTCTGCAGGGCATGCCTGCCGGGGCTCTCGCATCACTCGGTATTCCCGGTGCTGcggccgccgccgccgccgctgCTGGACGCCTGAGTTTTTCCGGTCTCACTGGAGGAGGAAACAGTGTCCTGCTAGTCAGCAACCTTAACCCTGAG AGCGTTACGCCCCAATGCCTCTTTATTCTTTTCG GTGTGTATGGTGACGTCATGAGAGTGAAGATCCTGTTCAACAAGAAGGAGAATGCATTGGTGCAGATGTCTGATGGGACCCAAGCCCAGCTAG CCATGAGCCACTTGAACGGGCAGAAACTGTATGGTAAGGCTTTGCGGGTCACCCTTTCCAAACACACCACGGTACAGCTGCCACGTGAAGGCCATGAGGATCAGGGGCTCACCAAGGACTACAGCAACTCTCCTCTTCACCGCTTCAAAAAGCCAGGCTCCAAGAACTACTCCAACATCTTCCCTCCCTCCTCTACTCTCCATCTCTCCAACATCCC TCCTTCTGTCACTGAGGATGATCTCAGAGGATTGTTTCTAAGTTCAGGAGCTGTGGTTAAGGCCTTCAAGTTTTTcca GAAAGACCGTAAAATGGCTCTTATCCAATTGGGCTCTGTGGAGGAAGCAATCGAGTCTCTGATCAAGTTTCACAATCATGACCTGGGAGAGAACCATCACCTCAGAGTGTCCTTCTCCAAGTCCACCATCTGA